One segment of Candidatus Scalindua japonica DNA contains the following:
- a CDS encoding GNA1162 family protein, with translation MCKHMKNFISVFKVVKGLAVLLFISLFVTGCFSNDGKRRTTGEEPFFQREEGLAEHGKKKTLDRIYQIDPGGKEFKISDKFYTDPPRKIAILPFDNLVGGKYILNSVPIPRFSKKETDGWNWTYSNRLRRFFFGHFASREFVDIELMYVDKMLQELEILTPNDLYKIPAQELGEILGADALIYGQVTKYKNSYYALFKQIKIGLSIKCVSTKDGSILFEGEQRRHDNDIRVATNPIDFVIASFQNFMSMRDVYAARASEEVVRELVIRIPIINSFIEEEEQRIKEKIKARLSVLPTVDTTVADKDNDGDTASQSILDKTESRTQEDLPDTLIRTGPVGS, from the coding sequence ATGTGTAAACATATGAAAAATTTTATCTCTGTTTTTAAGGTAGTTAAAGGTTTAGCAGTTTTACTTTTTATTTCGTTATTTGTAACGGGATGTTTCTCCAATGACGGCAAACGAAGAACAACAGGAGAAGAGCCTTTCTTTCAGAGAGAAGAAGGGCTTGCTGAGCATGGAAAGAAAAAGACATTGGATAGAATTTATCAGATTGATCCGGGAGGTAAAGAGTTTAAGATTTCGGACAAGTTTTATACTGACCCTCCCAGGAAAATTGCGATTTTACCGTTTGATAATCTTGTAGGTGGCAAATATATTCTGAACTCAGTCCCTATCCCAAGGTTCAGCAAAAAAGAAACGGATGGCTGGAACTGGACTTATTCGAATAGATTGAGAAGATTTTTCTTTGGCCATTTTGCCTCAAGAGAATTTGTAGATATAGAGTTAATGTATGTCGATAAGATGCTGCAGGAACTTGAGATTTTAACGCCCAATGACTTATATAAGATACCGGCTCAAGAGTTGGGCGAGATACTTGGCGCGGACGCGTTAATTTATGGCCAAGTTACAAAATACAAAAACTCCTATTATGCGCTTTTTAAACAAATCAAGATTGGCTTGAGTATCAAATGTGTTTCTACGAAAGACGGCAGTATCTTATTTGAAGGTGAACAAAGAAGGCATGATAATGATATCCGTGTTGCAACAAATCCTATTGATTTTGTAATCGCTTCGTTCCAGAATTTTATGAGCATGAGAGATGTTTATGCTGCAAGAGCGAGTGAGGAAGTAGTCCGTGAGTTAGTTATAAGAATTCCTATTATTAACTCATTTATTGAAGAGGAAGAACAGCGTATTAAAGAAAAAATCAAAGCAAGACTGTCAGTTCTGCCAACCGTGGATACAACGGTGGCTGATAAAGACAATGATGGCGATACTGCTTCTCAGTCTATACTGGACAAAACAGAATCACGAACACAGGAAGACCTTCCAGATACTCTCAT